A window of the Chloroflexus sp. Y-396-1 genome harbors these coding sequences:
- the rpsA gene encoding 30S ribosomal protein S1 — protein MEELNHVNQNENKSIHKPDLNDLLDRGDQALMEVIMRDPTHAYRNLKHGDTVDGRIMRIDRDEILVDIGAKAEGVIPSREMQTLSEEERAALKVGDPILVFVVQSEDKEGRAILSIDKARQEKSWRVLQERYERGEIIYARVKNYNKGGLLVDLDGVRGFVPASQVSSISRSSEAQKQSEMARLVNVELPLKVIEINRNRNRLILSERQALAETRESKKDELLNSLREGDIREGVVSSICDFGVFVDIGGADGLVHLSEISWSRVKHPSDILKVGDKVKVSILSIDHERKRIALSIKRTQSEPWTKVAERYQLGQIVEGTITQLASFGAFARIEDGVEGLIHISEIGDERIQHPREVLSEGQVVQARIIRIDPARKRIGLSLRLHHEPTESSEQAEEAD, from the coding sequence ATGGAAGAGCTTAATCATGTTAACCAAAACGAAAACAAATCCATACACAAACCCGATCTGAACGACCTGCTCGACCGTGGCGATCAGGCGCTGATGGAAGTCATCATGCGTGATCCAACGCACGCCTATCGTAATCTTAAACACGGCGACACGGTTGATGGGCGAATCATGCGCATTGATCGCGATGAAATCCTGGTCGATATTGGCGCTAAGGCCGAAGGGGTAATCCCAAGCCGCGAAATGCAAACCCTCAGTGAGGAGGAACGAGCGGCCCTTAAGGTGGGTGATCCCATTTTGGTATTTGTGGTACAGTCAGAAGATAAAGAGGGACGAGCTATTCTCTCGATTGATAAAGCTCGTCAAGAAAAGAGCTGGCGTGTATTGCAAGAGCGCTACGAACGGGGTGAGATTATCTACGCTCGCGTTAAAAACTATAACAAGGGTGGTTTGCTTGTCGATCTCGACGGTGTACGTGGCTTTGTTCCGGCATCACAGGTGTCGAGTATTAGCCGTAGCTCAGAGGCACAAAAGCAATCTGAGATGGCGAGGCTGGTGAACGTGGAACTGCCGCTGAAAGTGATTGAGATTAATCGCAATCGGAACCGTCTCATCCTTTCTGAGCGGCAGGCACTGGCCGAAACACGTGAGAGCAAGAAGGATGAGTTACTTAATTCCCTACGCGAGGGTGACATCCGTGAAGGGGTCGTCTCATCTATTTGCGACTTCGGCGTCTTCGTCGATATCGGTGGTGCTGATGGGTTAGTCCATCTATCGGAAATTTCGTGGTCGCGGGTCAAACATCCCAGCGATATCTTGAAGGTCGGTGATAAGGTAAAAGTCTCGATCCTTAGCATCGATCACGAACGCAAACGGATCGCACTTTCGATTAAACGCACCCAGAGCGAACCGTGGACGAAAGTAGCTGAACGGTACCAGTTAGGCCAGATTGTTGAAGGAACGATTACCCAACTGGCATCGTTCGGTGCCTTTGCCCGTATTGAAGATGGGGTAGAGGGGTTGATCCATATTTCAGAAATTGGCGACGAGCGGATTCAGCATCCGCGCGAGGTATTAAGTGAAGGTCAAGTGGTGCAGGCGCGAATTATTCGGATTGATCCAGCCCGTAAACGCATCGGCTTGAGTCTCCGTCTCCACCACGAGCCGACCGAGAGTAGTGAGCAAGCGGAGGAGGCTGACTAG
- a CDS encoding RNA-guided endonuclease TnpB family protein has product MENAVDASGKRTLMQRAHKIRLNPTSEQEQYLRQACGVARFCFNWGLSEWKRQREEGGRPSAYLLKQQFNAVRREQFPWTLNVSKCAVDTGFRNLDAAFKNFFRRCKNGDAKKGYPSLKSRKRSKRSFRMDGTRVKVDGHWLKLERLDTPINMAETLRFDGKIVSVTISEDIDHWYATINVEVEKPKHEHPRESVGVDLGVKTLAILSDGTQFENQKLLQSELRKVKRLNRELSRRQQGGGRWQRTKWKLAKLHRRVANRRLDYQHKMTTRIAQTYQVVGMEDLNVRGMLRNHRLALSIADAGFGEIRRQLTYKTEWYGGQVVAIDRFFPSSRLCSNCGAVKDDLTLGDRMFVCECGYTANRDLNAARNIEAAAFKMISRRSGFTETLNAQGQDVRPQTGQSWMNCENSAEERQPARLAI; this is encoded by the coding sequence ATGGAAAACGCGGTGGACGCAAGCGGAAAGAGAACGCTGATGCAGAGAGCGCATAAGATTAGGTTGAACCCAACGTCAGAGCAGGAACAATATCTCCGTCAAGCCTGTGGCGTAGCAAGGTTTTGCTTCAATTGGGGGCTGTCTGAATGGAAACGCCAACGCGAGGAAGGCGGCAGGCCATCAGCCTATCTTCTTAAGCAGCAGTTCAACGCTGTCAGGCGTGAGCAGTTCCCCTGGACTCTGAATGTCTCCAAATGTGCTGTAGATACCGGCTTTCGCAATCTCGATGCCGCGTTCAAGAACTTCTTTCGCCGTTGCAAGAACGGTGACGCAAAGAAGGGCTACCCCAGCCTCAAAAGCAGGAAACGGTCAAAACGGTCGTTCAGAATGGACGGGACACGAGTCAAGGTTGATGGTCACTGGCTTAAGTTGGAACGACTAGACACGCCAATCAATATGGCCGAAACTCTGAGGTTCGATGGCAAAATTGTGTCAGTTACAATCTCTGAGGATATAGATCACTGGTACGCTACTATCAATGTTGAGGTTGAGAAGCCAAAACACGAACATCCACGGGAATCAGTTGGAGTGGATTTGGGTGTCAAGACCTTGGCGATACTCTCGGATGGCACGCAGTTTGAAAACCAAAAACTGTTGCAGTCTGAGTTACGTAAGGTCAAGAGGCTCAATCGTGAGTTGTCTCGTCGTCAACAGGGTGGTGGTCGTTGGCAACGCACCAAATGGAAGTTGGCAAAATTGCATCGGCGCGTGGCCAATCGTCGGCTGGACTATCAGCATAAGATGACCACAAGGATTGCTCAAACCTATCAAGTCGTAGGTATGGAAGACCTAAACGTGAGGGGGATGTTGAGAAACCATCGCCTGGCCTTGTCTATCGCGGATGCTGGTTTTGGGGAGATTCGACGGCAACTAACTTACAAAACCGAATGGTATGGCGGACAGGTAGTTGCTATTGATCGGTTCTTTCCTTCCAGCCGTCTATGTTCAAACTGTGGCGCTGTCAAAGATGATCTAACGCTGGGCGATCGTATGTTTGTCTGCGAGTGCGGGTATACCGCTAATAGGGACTTGAACGCTGCTCGTAACATTGAAGCGGCAGCGTTCAAAATGATTAGTCGCCGGAGTGGGTTCACGGAGACTTTAAACGCACAGGGACAGGATGTAAGACCCCAAACGGGGCAATCCTGGATGAACTGTGAAAATTCGGCTGAAGAAAGGCAGCCAGCCAGACTTGCGATTTAG
- a CDS encoding IS607 family transposase, with translation MLQISDVAISSRCSTQKQAENLARQHERLVEACGERGYRIVLDCSEIASGLNDNRRQFFKIIDAACKGEVRRVVVEHRDRLARFGFRTIERFFKGVGCTVEVLEREESKDEHEELVEDILTIIVRFSSRIYGKRGGRKRKENADAESA, from the coding sequence CTGTTACAGATAAGTGATGTTGCGATCTCCTCTCGATGTTCCACACAGAAGCAAGCAGAGAACCTGGCTCGCCAGCACGAGCGGCTGGTTGAAGCCTGTGGGGAGCGCGGTTATCGCATTGTTCTGGATTGCTCAGAGATTGCTTCTGGTCTAAACGACAACCGCCGCCAGTTCTTCAAGATCATAGATGCTGCTTGCAAGGGTGAAGTCAGGCGAGTTGTAGTAGAGCATCGGGATCGTCTTGCCCGTTTTGGTTTCCGCACCATTGAGCGGTTCTTCAAAGGCGTTGGTTGCACTGTTGAGGTGCTTGAACGAGAAGAGAGCAAAGACGAACACGAGGAATTGGTTGAAGACATCTTGACCATCATCGTGCGTTTCAGCAGCAGGATTTATGGAAAACGCGGTGGACGCAAGCGGAAAGAGAACGCTGATGCAGAGAGCGCATAA